Genomic segment of Nitrospirota bacterium:
GGGATTGTCGCAACAAAGGTTGGCGCCGGGCTGGGATACCACGGGAAAGAGTTGGAACGATTGACGTTCGCCGGGCTCCTGCATGACGTCGGTCTGTTTGCCGTACCGCAGTCGGTCATCAGTAAATCCAGCCGGTTGACCCACGATGAACGGATGCTGATTGAGCAGCATCCGGATCTCGGCTATGAGGCGATTCGAAAGGCTGGTCCACAATACGAGTGGCTGGCGCAAGTGGTGCGTCAAGCCCATGAGCGGTGGAACGGGCAGGGATACCCTAACAAACTGAAGGGACGGCAGATCAGCGAGTTTGCCCAAATCATCGGGGTCGTGGATGTTTTCGATGCCCTGGTGAGCCCGCGGGGCTATCGCCGTCGATATTTTCCGCACGAAGCGGTCCGAGAATTGATGGTGGCGGAACGAACGGCATTCCCGCGCGAGGTGGTGAAAGCCTTGGTCGAACAACTGTCGGCCTATCCGCTCGGCACCTCGGTGCGGTTGACCACCGGAGAGGTGGGGACCGTGAAGCGCGTCAATACGAACTACCCGCTTCGTCCTATCGTATGGATCGAGGGTGATCCAGTCCGCGGCCAGGAACCACGGCAACTTGATTTGAGCTTGACCCCGCTCGTGTCCATCGTTCAAACGCTTGAACCGCCTGACGTCGCGCGTTTGTCCTTTCCGACAATTGAGAAGAGTCCAATGCCATCTGCGGTCGTTCCCGCGGCATCCGATCAGTTCACATCGTTATTGGAAGGGTTGGATGCGCTGGCCAGCGCGATTCAAGGCGCTGTCGAGTCCAAGACTCCTGTACGAGAACAGGAGTCGACGGCGTTGTCGGGTGAGCGGAGATGGCCTGTGCGTTCTTCTGCGCAGAATCTGACGGATCCAAGCTTTGAGAAAGAAGTGATCGGGCTTTTTGCCCTCGAAGCGCATGAATGGCTGGCTCAAATTCAGGCGGCGTTGAGACAACTGGGTGAAGGGACGCACGAAACGGTGCGTCCGAAGCTTTACGGGATTCTCTTGCACGGTATTACCAATCTTGCCAAGTCTGCGGCAACGGTACAATTCCATGCGATTGAGCAGATGGCCTCGAATCTGCTTCCCATTCTCCACGATGTGGGGCGTCAGGAACCGCGTGCGATGACGGCAGCGCTTCAGTCGCTTCAGGAGGGGTTGGATCGGATCAATGTGGCTGTGCGTCGATTAGCAGGAACTCAAGAGGACGATCGTGCTGAACAGGATGGCGTTTCTGTTGCACCGGTGGAAGATACGCAGGAGATATCTCCTGCTATGGCCATGGATGATTCTGCGACTCTTCCGCGACAGTCCCCTGTCGCTACCGGGACTTCCAGCCCACCCCTTCTTCATGCGCTACGGGATCTGCAGCAGGCGCGTGCCCGCTCAATGCAACCGGCGCGCGATGTGCTGGAGGCCGTTATCAACCGAGCCGAGCGGGAAGCCAATGATCTTGATGTGGCCGCCGTTGGACAGATATTGACCGAGCTCGATCGCCTCGACGATGAGTTCCTTCACGAAGTCCGTCGCCAGGTCCCGATCATGAGTCGGACGATTGAAGAGTTACGCGCGCATGGGCCGACGGATTTTGTGACGGCGTCTCAACTCGATCCGATTGTCCAGCAGGTCGAGATTCTCTACGACATGGCCAGCCATGTGCAAGCGACGATGATCACGATGTTTTTGCAAGGCCTCCGCTCCTTTCTCATGGTGGCAGCCTATCGGAAGACCTCGACGTTGCCGCAACGACTGGAAACCGTCCAGGGCCGGATTCAAGCGTTGATTCCCATGGCGGAGCAATGGGTCAATATCGGGCGTGTCGAGCGATTGGCCATCGGTAATATTTTGCCAGTCTAGTTCTGTCCTGCCGATTCGCACAGTTCTGTACGATTGTTACGAGAGAATCTTCCTGATCGTATGGAAACGGTGCCTGTCTCCTCTGTACATTTCTGCGGTATCATCGCATCTCTATGGAATTGCACGGATTGTATTGCCTACCGATTGGGCAATCAGTGTGGTGTGCTGTTTCGACATGGTATTGGCCGCTCATCCACATGGTTATCCACAAGCCGTGCACATGTTTTGTGGACACCGAAGCTGTCCGTAGCAACGGACTCATGCTTTCCGGCCTTTTCCAGCGCGGAACTTCATGGGGTCGACAGTGAAAGACCGCTGGGAGAAGGCCGTTTTGCTGTCGACATCTGCCTTCATCCCGTGGACTCAGTCGAAGGGTATCCAGCTTCTCACAATCAGCTAGCCCGTTTGCAGTTGCTCAGGTGCCATCCACAATCCCTCATCAAGTCGCGGGGATTGGACGGCCAGCTAATTAGCTCTGCAGAAAAGATCGTTCTCCTCTTTCCTCGCATGCGACAAACAACAGAAGGATGGTATGATGCCGCCGATTTACGGTCTTTCTTCGTCGAGGACGAGAAGCCTGTCAGCGTAATGAGGTGGGGGAACGGCTGATGCCAAAACTTGTGACAGTCTTGCGGCCCGAGAAAATTCAGGAGCAAGCTCGTATCTATGTGCGGTCGTATATCCTCATGCCGTCCGGGGTGGTCGGACTGGTCTGTATGATTGGAGGGCTGGGATTGCTCGGCTATCAACTTCTGGCAAACCATACCTATACCTCGTTGACGTTTCTCGCCAGCTCGGGTCTCCTTGTGATCGGCGCATTGTTTGGGTGGGGGCAGACCCGGTATCACCGTTATCTATTGGCCGCCTTTCCGGAGGTGTATGCGGCGCGGATGCGAACGGCGGTGGTGCAAGGCAGCAAGAAGGCCAAGGCCGCGCCGGAGATGCCGGAAATCACCCATGCCGGACGAGGCTTCGTTCCGATACTCACCGTCGCCGGGGTGGCACTGATCTTCAGCGCATCGGCTGCAGCTATGCTGCAGGGGGACCTTGACCCCTTCCCGGCTGTGCTGATTCCCTGGGCGGGATTCTACTGGGCCAAGCTGTTTGGTTGGCGTGGAATTATCGGGTAGGGGTAGACGACCGATCCGTTATCTGGTTCGCTTCTTGGGTTTCGGCTTCGAGGTTCGAGGCGCCTTGCCTCGGGCCTCTATCTGCTTCATCTTTTCTTCCAATGTGCGAACCGCCTGTCGGAGTTCAGGAAGCCGTGGAATCACGGCTTGGGCTTTGACCCACACTTCATGCGGCATGACGGGAGCCCCGGAGACGATTTGATTCGGTTCGAGGTTGCGGTTCACGCCTGCACGAGCGGCGACCATGACTTGATCACCGATGACGATGTGATCAGCCACTCCTGCCTGTCCGCCGATCATGACATGATGTCCCACACGAGTACTGCCGGCAATCCCGACCTGTGAGACGAGGATTGAATGGGCGCCGATCGTCACGTTATGGGCGATCTGGACCAGGTTATCGACCTTCGTGCCTTGCTTGATCACCGTTTGGCCAAGTGTGGCTCGATCAACCGCAACATTGGCTCCGAGTTCGACGTCATCCTCGATCATGACCCCGCCGAGCTGAGGAATTTTATAGTGCCGTCCTTGATCCTGCACATAGCCGAATCCGTCGCTTCCGATGACCGTGCCGCTGTGAACGATGACCCTCGCGCCGATGGTGCAGCCTTCCCTGACGACGACGTTGGGATAGAGCAGCGTATCGTCCCCGATGGTGGTGTCGTCTCCGACAAAGACGCCTGGGTAGAGCCTCACTCGCGCCCCGATCTGTACACGGTCTCCGAGGGTGACACCCGGCCAGATTGAGACATCGGGACCGACCTGCGTATCGATACCCCGGACCACGGCAGGGTCGATGCCGCGAGGAGGGGCGACCGGGCAAAAGAACGCGTGGGCGACCTGCGCAAACGCCAATGTCGGATTGGCGACGACGATATGAGGGTTGGAGATCTCAGCCAGACGCCGATGGGAGAGGAGCATTCCGGCAGCGGTGGGCCCGCCAGTCTTGAGCATCCGGTCCCCTGTAACGAAAGTCAGATCGTTCGGGCCTGCCTCTTCAAAACTGGCCAGGCTTGTGATGCTGGCTTGTGGCGACCCCACAAGTTCTCCGCCGACGACGTGGTGGATCTGTGTCAAGGTGATGGGGGGACGTGGGCGCGTGGCCATAGTATTACGATTTCTTTTTGCTCTTCGGCTTAGGGATCTTCGCTGGTTTTGCCGGCTTCTTGGCCGCGGTGGGCGAGGCCGATTTTCCTAACCGCTGTTCAACGTAGGTGACGACATGGCCCACGGTCGTCAGTCCCACCAGATCTTGGTCAGGAATCTGGAGATCGAAGGCCTCCTCGATACGGTAGAGCAGTTCGATCACGGCCATCGAGTCGAGACCTAAATCGTCACGCAGATGTTGGGTGATGAGGATCGTGGCTGGATCGCGTTTCAGGTATTCACCCAAGGAGGTGCGGATCTTCAGCGATACAGTGGGGTCGGTTGCCATAGGTCGATTCTCTCAGTGGCGTGCTTAGGTGGTTGCCTGCTTCAATACCACAGCGGCATTGTTGCTGCCAAATCCAAAAGCGTTCAGCATGGCGACTTTCACACGACGTTCTTGTGCCGAGCGGGACAGCCCTGCTAGGGCACAGGCTGGATCCGGGTCGTCATAGTTGGCGGTTGGATGAATCTGGCCTGTGTGGAGGGCCAATACCGAGGCGATGCCTCCGATGGCACCGGCGGCGCCGAGGGTATGGCCGATCAGGGACTTGGTGGCGCTGATCGCGATTTTATCCGCGCGCGATTTAAACAGTTGCCTGATCGCCTTGGCTTCGACGGCGTCGCCGATTGACGTCGACGTGGCATGCGCATTGATGTAATCCACCTGCCCAGGGGTGATGCCGGCATCCGCGAGAGCCAGTTTCATCGTATTGGCCACTTCCAGGCCGTCTTCACGAGGGATGACCATGTGATAGGCCTCGCTGGTAGCGGCATAGCCCGCAATTTCAGCATAGACTCTCGCTTTGCGCTTCTTGGCATGTGCGGCCGATTCCAAGATCAGCGAGCCGGCGCCTTCACCCATGACGAAGCCGTCGCGCAACCGATCGAACGGCCGAGAGGCCTTGTCCGGTTGATCGTTGAACTTAGACGAGAGGGCACGCAGGGAGCAGAAACCTGCGAAGACAAGCGGGGTGATGCTGGCATCGGCCCCGACGACAATCACGACATCGGCCCGGCCCTCGCGGATACAGTGAAGTGCTTGTCCCAGGGCATGGGCGCTGGAAGAGCAGGCCGTGGAAATCGTCAGATTCGGGCCTTTGGCGCCATGGGCCATCGCGATAATGCCGGAGGCAGAGTTGAGAGTGATGGTGGGAATGAAGTTTGGATGGACGCGATGGGGCTTCTGGTGCTGGTAGAGTTGCGTGATTTCACGTTCGCCCATTACCATCCCACCCATACCGGCTCCCACGATCACGCCGACGCGGTGAGGATTTTCTTTGGTCATCTGGAGACCTGAGTCGGCCAGTGCTTCTTTTGCCGCCACAAGGGCAAACTGGGCGTACCGATCGACCCGATCGCCATGGGCGTTGTCGAGAAATCGTTCGACGGCGAAGTTGCGCACCTGACCTGCGACCTTCGAGCGATAGCCATCCATGGGAAAGGGGTCGAACGACGTAATCGCTGAGATCCCGGATTGGCCGGCGAGGGCAGCCTTCCAAAACTCACCGACCCCGATACCGATCGGAGAAACGACACCTAACCCTGTGACGACAACTCGCGAGCGCATCTTCTTGAAATCCTTTTGCAAATGCTTTGCTTCTACTTACCGGAAGCGCATGGAGCAGTCAACCGGGGGCGGGATAGGCTGGCTCCAGGCTTCCCCTCAGCCTTCAGCCTGCCTCTCGCGGGCTTTAATACCGGACTTTGAGCATCAAGTAGAGGCCAAAACTCAAAAAGAGCATATTCGCCATCCATCCGGCGATCAGCGGCGTCAAGACCCCGCCGCGGCCGAGTGCGATCGCGATCGAGTGTGTCGTCCAATAACAAAAACCGACGGCAAGCGCCTGCCCAATTCCCATTGCCATGCTGCCCCCTCGCGTCCCGCTTCGGCGCAGACTCAGCGCAATGCCGACCAGCACCATGATCACGGTGACGAACGGGAAGGCGATTCGACTGTAATAGTCGGTCTTGAGCCGTGCTGACTGGGAGTCCTGCTGATGCCGGCGTCTGGTATAGGCCCGAATGTCATGGAACGTCATCGCTTCGGAATCGCCGGCGAGCCATGTGGTGAAGTCGTCTGGAATGAGGGTCAACGCGATGGCTTGCCGATCGAATGGGGTCGCCGACACGGCTCCATCGGGGGGAAAGAGTCGGTGTTGCCCCTGGTACAGGGCCCAACTGGAGTTACTGTAGCGGGCTTCCTCGGCTTCAGTGATGCCGATCAGTTGGAAGTGACGATCGAATTGAAAGAGGCGCACGCCGCCCAAGCGCTCTCCGTCGACGGAGACGCTCGTCACATGCATGAGGCTGTCCGCTCCCACTCTTGTCCAGGGCTGCTGGAGTTTGACAGCCGCAGCAGGAGACTTTTTCTCGATGCGCGTGGTTCGAATCTCTTCGGACTTGCTCGCGGCTAACGGGATGACGGTGGAGCTGAAGAGTAAGAGCACGAGAGAAATCCCTGCGGCAAAAATAATGAAGGGGGCGGTGATCCAGGGCAAACTGATACCGCAACTGCGCATCGCCGTAATTTCGTGGCCGCGGGAGAGCAGGCCAAATGTGAGGAGGGTGGCCATGAGAATCGCCAGCGGCGCAATTTGGAAGGAAATTGCGGGCGCCTTCAGCAGGAAATAGGTCAGGACGTCGATCCAGTTGGCATCGTAACGCAAAAATCGGCGCACCTTCTCGAAGAAATCGATGACGAGATAGATGGTCATCAACCCGCTGAAACACATTGTGAAGATCTTGCCGTATTCGCGAAGGAGATAACGAAAGAGAATAGGCATAGGATTACCGGCGACTCATGATGTAAAACCACACGACCGTGGTGAGCGCAAAGATGCCGTTCGGGAGCCAGGCTCCGGCAAAGGGTTGCAGTACTGCTGTCGTGACCAGGAATTCGCAGGCGACGTTCAGCATGTAGTAGACGACGACCACGACCACGCCGACCGCAAAGCCCCCCATGCTTCCTGATCGTTTCGAGACGATGCCGACCGGAACGCCCAGCAGGCAAAACACCAGTGAGGCGGTGGGAAAGGCCAGGTCTTTATAATATTCCATCAATCGTCGGAGCGCGGTGGGGTCGCGCCATTGAGATTGCGAGAGTTGGGCGACAATGGCCTCGTACGACGGACGTTCCTCCGTCGAGGAGTAGCCGCTTTGATTCAATGAGAGCTTCAAGTCATAACTTGTGAAGGCCACCTGCTCGTATTGATCGGCTTGATCCGGTCTGCTGTGAATTACGCCCTCTTGCAGGCGTAAGGCAACCTGATTGCTGGCGCTGTCGATCAAGACCTCATACTGTTGCGCCACGATAATGCGGGGATTGTCTGGATTGCGCTCATCGGAGACGAAGATGCCGGTCGTGGTCTGTTTGGGATCCCCATCCGGGACATAGATCGTCATGTTGGGGATGGGCTCGTTAAAGGTTCCCCGCTCCAACGCGAGCACCAATTGATCTCGAAGGAGATTCAGCGCCACCTTTTTGAGATTGGTGGAACTCCAGGGTTGCCCCCACTGCGCCAGCCACAAGGTCAATCCGAACACGAGCAGGGCAAAGAGTATGACGGGGCGAGCCAATCGCATGAGGCTCAGGCCTGCTGCCTGCATTGCTACCAATTCCTTATCGAAGGAGAGTCGTCCGAACGCGGTGATCGAGGCGATAATCCCGGCGATCGGGAGGGTCAACACGAGGAACGACGGCATCAGATGGGCGAAGACTTGCAGCACCGCCACGATTCCAACGCCTTTGGAGACCAGCAGTTCCACGAGGCGCAGGAGTTCCCGCGTGAGCATTACAAAGCACAGGGCTCCGAGGCTTAAGCTAAACGGGGACAGGAGTTCGGTGAAGATGTAACGATCTAGCAGCGTTCGTAGAAACATTCGACAAATCATGCTCCTCGCACGGTGCGACACTATAGGCGAGCAGGCGAGGCTTGTCTAGCGGAGAGGCGACGGGTCTACCGCGCCGATTGCTAATGGATGGCTTGACAAGATTGGAAACGCCGTGGTACATGCTGCGCGATTTATAACCAAGATGGGTTTTGTGACTGATTTTGTCTCTCCCATGAGCCCGTCATTGTCACCCCGCTCGTTGTTCTGTCTTTTTTTCATCACATGTGTCACTCAGTTGGCTCCGGGATCGGTCACGTAACTACACGTGTCCGTTGAGGAAAGGAGGGTTTCTGTGAAGGCAAAAGGCACGGTGAAGTGGTTCAACGATCGCAAAGGGTTTGGGTTCATTCGCTTGGAGAGTGGAGATGATGTCTTCGTGCATTATTCCGCCCTGCAAGGAGAAGGATTCAAGACGTTGAAAGAGGGAGAAAATGTTGAGTTCGAAGTGGTGCAAGGCGCAAAGGGGCCTCAGGCTTCGAATGTATTGAAGGCAGCCGGCGCCGAATTGTCATAAGTGCCCGTACGGAAATTCGAACTGGAAGGCCTGCTCCTCATCAGGAGCAGGCCTTCGTATTTTTGCTGAGAGCGCGACGCATCGGAAAGCCCCATTTCGTTGACAATAACCAGTGACACTGTTAGCGTTTGATCGTTGTGGAGGTTCGTCTTGGCGATTGACCGCAGTAAGGTTCTGCATAGCGCACAGCTCTTTGCGTCACGAGGGCAATTCGACGCCGCCATCAATGAATGGAAGAAGCTTTCCGCCGAATCCCCAGGTGACGGGAGCATCTTCAATTCAATCGGAGAATTGCATCTCAAGCGCAATGCGACCCATGATGCCGTCGCGGCGTTTCTGCAGGCCGCCAACGCCTTTCGTGCAGAAGGCGCCACGCTGAAGGCCATTGCCACATTCAAGAAAATCTTGAAGGTGGACCCGTCCCGGTACGACGTCTATCGGCATCTCGGAGATCTCAATGCAGAACGAGGTTTGCTGAGCAGTGCCGTACAGGATTATCTCACCCTCGGGAAGCACTACCTCAAAGAAGGAAAAGGCAAAGACGCGCTGGACATCTATCGGCGGATCGTCACGCAAGATCCCTCGAATCTGGATGCCCAGCAGCGGGTGGCGGAACTGTGCCTGCAAGAAAATATGCAGGACGAAGCCACGAAAGTCTACTTGCAACTGGGGCGCGAACGGTCGGCACAGCAGCGGTATGCGGAGGCCAAAGACGCGTATCAGGCTGTCTTGCGCATCGATCCTGCCAACAGCGAGGCCGCCCAATTCATCGACCATTTCGAAAAGACCGGTGGCACCTCTGGG
This window contains:
- a CDS encoding acyl carrier protein, giving the protein MATDPTVSLKIRTSLGEYLKRDPATILITQHLRDDLGLDSMAVIELLYRIEEAFDLQIPDQDLVGLTTVGHVVTYVEQRLGKSASPTAAKKPAKPAKIPKPKSKKKS
- the fabF gene encoding beta-ketoacyl-ACP synthase II; translated protein: MRSRVVVTGLGVVSPIGIGVGEFWKAALAGQSGISAITSFDPFPMDGYRSKVAGQVRNFAVERFLDNAHGDRVDRYAQFALVAAKEALADSGLQMTKENPHRVGVIVGAGMGGMVMGEREITQLYQHQKPHRVHPNFIPTITLNSASGIIAMAHGAKGPNLTISTACSSSAHALGQALHCIREGRADVVIVVGADASITPLVFAGFCSLRALSSKFNDQPDKASRPFDRLRDGFVMGEGAGSLILESAAHAKKRKARVYAEIAGYAATSEAYHMVIPREDGLEVANTMKLALADAGITPGQVDYINAHATSTSIGDAVEAKAIRQLFKSRADKIAISATKSLIGHTLGAAGAIGGIASVLALHTGQIHPTANYDDPDPACALAGLSRSAQERRVKVAMLNAFGFGSNNAAVVLKQATT
- the lpxD gene encoding UDP-3-O-(3-hydroxymyristoyl)glucosamine N-acyltransferase; the encoded protein is MATRPRPPITLTQIHHVVGGELVGSPQASITSLASFEEAGPNDLTFVTGDRMLKTGGPTAAGMLLSHRRLAEISNPHIVVANPTLAFAQVAHAFFCPVAPPRGIDPAVVRGIDTQVGPDVSIWPGVTLGDRVQIGARVRLYPGVFVGDDTTIGDDTLLYPNVVVREGCTIGARVIVHSGTVIGSDGFGYVQDQGRHYKIPQLGGVMIEDDVELGANVAVDRATLGQTVIKQGTKVDNLVQIAHNVTIGAHSILVSQVGIAGSTRVGHHVMIGGQAGVADHIVIGDQVMVAARAGVNRNLEPNQIVSGAPVMPHEVWVKAQAVIPRLPELRQAVRTLEEKMKQIEARGKAPRTSKPKPKKRTR
- a CDS encoding cold-shock protein, with the protein product MKAKGTVKWFNDRKGFGFIRLESGDDVFVHYSALQGEGFKTLKEGENVEFEVVQGAKGPQASNVLKAAGAELS
- the lptG gene encoding LPS export ABC transporter permease LptG — translated: MPILFRYLLREYGKIFTMCFSGLMTIYLVIDFFEKVRRFLRYDANWIDVLTYFLLKAPAISFQIAPLAILMATLLTFGLLSRGHEITAMRSCGISLPWITAPFIIFAAGISLVLLLFSSTVIPLAASKSEEIRTTRIEKKSPAAAVKLQQPWTRVGADSLMHVTSVSVDGERLGGVRLFQFDRHFQLIGITEAEEARYSNSSWALYQGQHRLFPPDGAVSATPFDRQAIALTLIPDDFTTWLAGDSEAMTFHDIRAYTRRRHQQDSQSARLKTDYYSRIAFPFVTVIMVLVGIALSLRRSGTRGGSMAMGIGQALAVGFCYWTTHSIAIALGRGGVLTPLIAGWMANMLFLSFGLYLMLKVRY
- the lptF gene encoding LPS export ABC transporter permease LptF, with translation MFLRTLLDRYIFTELLSPFSLSLGALCFVMLTRELLRLVELLVSKGVGIVAVLQVFAHLMPSFLVLTLPIAGIIASITAFGRLSFDKELVAMQAAGLSLMRLARPVILFALLVFGLTLWLAQWGQPWSSTNLKKVALNLLRDQLVLALERGTFNEPIPNMTIYVPDGDPKQTTTGIFVSDERNPDNPRIIVAQQYEVLIDSASNQVALRLQEGVIHSRPDQADQYEQVAFTSYDLKLSLNQSGYSSTEERPSYEAIVAQLSQSQWRDPTALRRLMEYYKDLAFPTASLVFCLLGVPVGIVSKRSGSMGGFAVGVVVVVVYYMLNVACEFLVTTAVLQPFAGAWLPNGIFALTTVVWFYIMSRR
- a CDS encoding HD domain-containing phosphohydrolase — its product is MTDLFSGSGNADDVSANAQKERPKAMNEYNVPDWYRIAQEQLTGVALAVQRQDALDLESIATLSTGIGEALKRSDQLLVQAMSGPAGPPLITNLVNVGIVATKVGAGLGYHGKELERLTFAGLLHDVGLFAVPQSVISKSSRLTHDERMLIEQHPDLGYEAIRKAGPQYEWLAQVVRQAHERWNGQGYPNKLKGRQISEFAQIIGVVDVFDALVSPRGYRRRYFPHEAVRELMVAERTAFPREVVKALVEQLSAYPLGTSVRLTTGEVGTVKRVNTNYPLRPIVWIEGDPVRGQEPRQLDLSLTPLVSIVQTLEPPDVARLSFPTIEKSPMPSAVVPAASDQFTSLLEGLDALASAIQGAVESKTPVREQESTALSGERRWPVRSSAQNLTDPSFEKEVIGLFALEAHEWLAQIQAALRQLGEGTHETVRPKLYGILLHGITNLAKSAATVQFHAIEQMASNLLPILHDVGRQEPRAMTAALQSLQEGLDRINVAVRRLAGTQEDDRAEQDGVSVAPVEDTQEISPAMAMDDSATLPRQSPVATGTSSPPLLHALRDLQQARARSMQPARDVLEAVINRAEREANDLDVAAVGQILTELDRLDDEFLHEVRRQVPIMSRTIEELRAHGPTDFVTASQLDPIVQQVEILYDMASHVQATMITMFLQGLRSFLMVAAYRKTSTLPQRLETVQGRIQALIPMAEQWVNIGRVERLAIGNILPV